The Nitrospirota bacterium genome contains a region encoding:
- a CDS encoding 6-bladed beta-propeller, which yields MMKAWLLDEMFRFDRPALRAEGGPEEWGAGDSVIEEEEQPPPPPTGLTAKPGNGRVTLTWDPVPDAMYYNLYFMTSKGVQIKFSELTRPIAGPEDFKHTIGVTKEKGNCIEGAASPFVHDDLANGTCYHYVVTVVTPKGESPESQEVMAIPSPYLLAMQFGQEGVDDGEFSSPTGIALDNDGNIYVADTDNHSIQKFDKDGKFIARWGGEPSQEEGLFYYPRGLAIGPDGEVYVADSGNNRVQKFDSDGNCMHAWGRFGFAWRGADLGKFDVPWGIATDKEGNIYVSDTSNSRIQKFKSDGTPLLKWGRDGSFDGAFFFPRGVAVDFVGNIFVADEGNNRIQKFDARGSFLTKWGREGSGPGQFKAPWGVACDALGNVYVVDSGNHRIQKFDGNGTFLCAWGNRGKTEGQLNFPSGIAVDKEGCVYVVDSGNNRVLKYVPTEEQLAQEQKAAPKESGEHAPPRSLAVKPGDTETYISWLEVPGAVSYNLYFNTSPNLAMQTATKIEGVTSPFTHTGLTNDIPYYYALTAVYEDGAESPLSEEVTATPVLIDMTAPQNANALINHGAFMTNSPEVVVTISAVDVDTGVAAYYISENPVTPMAGTPGWVDVEPAQKFGATIPFVLSPGDGQKTIYVWFKDAGNNVSTPASASILVNTSGYLCVSKWGKPGRGASLLHGGEFMAPIYGLAIDQQGCLFVVDNGNNRVQKFDSAGNFIILWGNFGSANANFHNPTGVACDAKGDVYVVDTNNHRVQKFDGKLGGYLMKFGSRGNGEGQFNSPWGIAIDRVRGYIYVVDSANFRVQKFDMTGEFIMSWGSFGNGDGQFYFPRGIAVDQADGSVYVVDMGNHRIQKFDTSTNVLPQLLTKWGGSSEPGHASSPQAQEAGQLRSPWGIAVDSQGDVYVTDTGNHRVQKFDREGNFVTQWGGFGNGDGQFNFPYGIAVDAKGSVYVVDSGNTRVQQFMPAEEGSERLREEAEAAAELEKAQGAAQV from the coding sequence ATGATGAAGGCTTGGTTACTCGATGAGATGTTCAGGTTCGATCGGCCGGCGTTGCGGGCGGAAGGCGGCCCGGAAGAGTGGGGCGCGGGGGATTCGGTCATCGAGGAAGAGGAGCAGCCACCGCCGCCGCCGACCGGGTTGACTGCCAAACCGGGGAACGGCCGGGTCACCCTGACCTGGGATCCCGTGCCGGACGCCATGTACTACAACCTCTATTTCATGACGTCCAAGGGCGTTCAAATCAAGTTTTCGGAGCTCACCCGGCCGATCGCCGGTCCCGAGGATTTCAAACACACCATCGGCGTGACCAAGGAAAAAGGCAATTGCATCGAAGGCGCGGCCTCTCCGTTCGTACACGACGATCTTGCCAACGGCACCTGCTACCACTACGTCGTCACGGTGGTGACGCCGAAAGGCGAGAGCCCGGAGTCGCAGGAAGTGATGGCGATCCCGTCGCCCTATCTACTGGCCATGCAGTTCGGGCAGGAGGGCGTCGACGACGGGGAATTCAGCTCGCCGACCGGTATCGCGCTGGACAACGACGGCAACATCTACGTCGCCGATACCGACAATCATTCGATCCAGAAATTCGACAAGGACGGAAAGTTCATCGCGCGTTGGGGCGGCGAACCGAGCCAGGAAGAAGGCCTGTTCTATTATCCGCGCGGCCTCGCGATCGGTCCCGACGGCGAAGTGTATGTCGCGGACAGCGGCAATAACCGGGTGCAGAAGTTCGATTCCGACGGCAACTGCATGCATGCCTGGGGAAGGTTCGGCTTCGCGTGGCGCGGCGCCGACTTGGGGAAATTCGACGTGCCCTGGGGTATCGCCACCGACAAGGAAGGCAATATCTACGTCTCGGACACCAGCAATTCCCGCATCCAGAAGTTCAAGTCCGACGGGACGCCGCTGCTGAAATGGGGACGCGACGGCAGCTTCGACGGCGCATTTTTCTTCCCCCGTGGGGTGGCCGTCGATTTCGTCGGCAATATCTTTGTGGCCGACGAGGGAAACAACCGCATCCAAAAGTTCGACGCCAGAGGGAGCTTCCTCACCAAGTGGGGTCGCGAAGGCAGCGGCCCCGGCCAATTCAAGGCCCCTTGGGGGGTGGCTTGCGACGCGCTCGGCAACGTCTATGTGGTGGACAGCGGCAATCACCGCATTCAAAAGTTCGACGGCAACGGCACCTTCCTGTGCGCGTGGGGCAACCGCGGCAAGACGGAAGGACAGCTCAATTTCCCTTCCGGGATCGCGGTCGACAAAGAAGGGTGCGTCTATGTGGTGGACAGCGGCAACAACCGTGTTCTGAAGTACGTGCCGACCGAAGAGCAGTTGGCGCAGGAGCAAAAGGCCGCGCCGAAAGAATCGGGCGAGCATGCGCCGCCGAGGAGTCTTGCCGTCAAGCCCGGAGACACGGAAACGTATATCAGTTGGCTGGAGGTGCCGGGAGCGGTCTCCTACAACCTCTACTTCAATACGTCGCCGAACCTGGCGATGCAGACAGCGACCAAGATCGAAGGCGTCACAAGCCCCTTCACCCACACCGGCCTGACGAACGATATCCCATATTACTACGCGCTCACGGCGGTCTATGAGGACGGGGCCGAAAGCCCCCTGTCGGAGGAAGTGACGGCGACGCCGGTCCTTATCGACATGACCGCGCCGCAGAACGCCAACGCGTTGATCAACCACGGGGCGTTCATGACGAACTCCCCGGAGGTGGTGGTCACGATCTCCGCGGTCGATGTGGATACGGGAGTCGCCGCGTACTATATCTCCGAGAATCCTGTGACGCCCATGGCCGGCACGCCCGGCTGGGTCGATGTCGAGCCGGCGCAAAAGTTCGGCGCGACGATTCCGTTCGTGCTCTCTCCAGGGGACGGGCAAAAAACCATCTATGTGTGGTTCAAGGACGCAGGCAACAACGTCTCGACCCCCGCCTCAGCCAGCATCCTGGTCAATACGTCAGGCTATCTCTGCGTGTCGAAATGGGGCAAGCCGGGACGCGGCGCCTCCTTGCTGCACGGCGGCGAATTCATGGCGCCGATCTATGGATTGGCCATCGACCAGCAGGGCTGCCTCTTCGTGGTCGACAACGGCAACAACCGCGTGCAAAAGTTCGACAGCGCCGGCAATTTCATCATCCTGTGGGGCAACTTCGGGTCGGCCAACGCGAATTTCCATAATCCGACCGGCGTCGCCTGCGACGCCAAGGGCGACGTGTACGTCGTGGATACGAACAACCACCGGGTGCAGAAATTCGACGGCAAGCTGGGCGGGTACCTGATGAAGTTCGGCTCGCGCGGCAACGGCGAAGGCCAATTCAACTCGCCCTGGGGGATCGCGATCGACCGAGTGCGGGGCTACATCTACGTCGTGGACAGCGCGAACTTCCGGGTCCAGAAGTTCGACATGACCGGCGAGTTCATCATGTCGTGGGGCAGTTTCGGCAACGGCGACGGCCAGTTCTATTTTCCACGCGGCATCGCGGTCGATCAGGCGGACGGGTCGGTCTACGTCGTGGACATGGGCAACCATCGGATTCAGAAATTCGACACCAGCACGAACGTACTGCCGCAGTTGCTGACCAAGTGGGGCGGCAGCTCGGAGCCAGGCCATGCGAGCAGCCCGCAGGCCCAGGAAGCCGGCCAGTTGCGGTCGCCGTGGGGAATCGCCGTCGACAGCCAAGGCGACGTGTATGTCACCGATACCGGCAATCATCGCGTGCAGAAGTTCGATCGAGAGGGCAACTTTGTCACCCAATGGGGCGGCTTCGGCAACGGCGACGGGCAGTTCAACTTCCCGTACGGGATCGCCGTGGACGCCAAGGGCAGCGTGTATGTCGTCGACAGCGGCAACACGCGCGTGCAACAGTTCATGCCAGCCGAGGAAGGCAGCGAGCGGCTGAGGGAAGAAGCCGAAGCGGCTGCGGAACTCGAAAAGGCGCAGGGTGCAGCGCAGGTTTAA
- the scpB gene encoding SMC-Scp complex subunit ScpB produces the protein MSATLLPAMDDSAQDTELDAPGENGHEHSIADGRAEHRNKAGASADGLSELREERELEAILEALLFVAHEPLSLDRFVALVGDVKKAEIEQALGRMRQALEQDGRGLQLIEVAGGYRLATKTEYAPWIRRLEKTKAAPKLSRSALESLAIIAYKQPIVRAEIEEIRGVETSGVLRTLLERKLVRIVGRKDVPGRPIMYGTTKFFLEHFGLRDLSELPPLKEFKELGEAEQTFLPMDEDLAEDDRPAGHANGETDSGPFRTDGESCATAVGCSPSFDLETAE, from the coding sequence ATGAGTGCGACATTGCTCCCCGCCATGGATGACTCGGCTCAGGACACGGAACTCGACGCGCCCGGCGAAAACGGGCATGAGCATTCCATCGCCGACGGGCGGGCAGAGCACCGCAATAAGGCCGGCGCGTCGGCCGACGGCCTTTCGGAATTGCGGGAGGAACGGGAGCTCGAGGCCATCCTTGAAGCGTTGTTGTTTGTGGCGCACGAGCCCCTTTCGCTCGATCGGTTCGTCGCGCTGGTGGGCGACGTGAAGAAAGCCGAGATCGAGCAGGCGCTGGGACGGATGCGCCAGGCACTGGAACAGGACGGCCGCGGCCTGCAGCTCATCGAGGTAGCGGGGGGCTATCGTCTGGCGACCAAGACCGAGTATGCGCCCTGGATTCGCCGGCTCGAAAAAACCAAGGCGGCGCCCAAACTCTCGCGATCGGCGCTGGAGTCGTTGGCGATCATCGCCTACAAACAGCCGATCGTTCGGGCGGAGATCGAAGAGATTCGCGGCGTCGAAACGTCGGGTGTGCTCAGGACCCTCCTCGAACGCAAGCTCGTGCGGATCGTCGGACGCAAAGACGTCCCCGGGCGGCCGATCATGTACGGCACGACCAAATTCTTTCTGGAACACTTCGGCCTCCGCGACCTGTCGGAACTGCCGCCGCTCAAGGAGTTCAAAGAATTGGGCGAGGCGGAGCAGACGTTCCTGCCGATGGACGAAGACCTCGCGGAAGACGATCGTCCTGCCGGGCATGCGAACGGCGAGACAGACAGCGGACCGTTCAGGACGGACGGGGAGTCGTGCGCGACCGCCGTCGGTTGCTCGCCCTCGTTCGACCTGGAGACCGCGGAATAA
- a CDS encoding S16 family serine protease: MPRRSIRFFLAGLTTFVLLCIAVACARPTDAAAESVGEMPVLASYKSNDRGVFEILLLHWDQKPDPNPVALKWLDAGVTLGQAHLDAMVVAFRYAVERTPSVPHTGTVSVQGVTYLPTTSDGPSAGAAMAVGFIAMFKGDPIQRGVALTGTIRPDGTIGPVGSIPDKVRAAVREGYRTVLIPAGQLYEPRWNLTGLGVELNATIKEVHTVEEAYELVTGRKL, encoded by the coding sequence ATGCCGCGCCGCAGCATCCGCTTTTTCCTGGCCGGTCTCACAACTTTCGTTCTCCTCTGCATCGCCGTCGCCTGCGCGCGGCCGACGGACGCGGCGGCCGAATCGGTCGGCGAGATGCCGGTGTTGGCCTCCTACAAGTCCAACGATCGCGGTGTCTTTGAGATCCTGCTGTTGCATTGGGACCAGAAACCCGACCCAAACCCCGTCGCCCTGAAATGGCTCGACGCTGGCGTCACCCTGGGGCAAGCCCATTTGGACGCGATGGTGGTCGCCTTTCGCTACGCGGTCGAACGGACCCCTTCCGTCCCGCATACCGGGACCGTCTCAGTTCAAGGAGTGACGTACCTCCCGACCACCAGCGACGGTCCCAGCGCCGGAGCCGCCATGGCGGTCGGATTTATCGCGATGTTCAAAGGCGATCCGATCCAACGCGGCGTGGCCCTGACCGGGACGATCCGACCGGACGGCACCATCGGACCGGTCGGCTCGATTCCCGACAAAGTTCGCGCCGCCGTCCGCGAGGGCTATCGAACGGTTCTCATCCCGGCCGGTCAACTATACGAACCGCGCTGGAATCTGACCGGGCTGGGCGTCGAACTGAATGCCACGATCAAGGAAGTGCACACGGTCGAGGAAGCCTATGAACTCGTGACGGGCCGGAAGCTGTAA
- a CDS encoding segregation/condensation protein A: MEQGELAYQVRLEKFEGPLDLLLHLIKKNEINIYDIPIALITRQYLDYLNTLKALNLSVAGEFLVMAATLLHIKSRMLLPSEEGETDEEDGPDPREELVRRLLEYKRFKEAANQFDSRERLWRDVFVREQGPPMRVRSEEALLENITLFDLVDALQEVIARTPGRRLIEIVPENLTVRDRMNAILDALEGKDSVTFVSLFEESCHRLVVIVTFLALLELIRIRVVRAFQAETFGPILVSRAFSLVNETEPPEMLEESEWRNL, encoded by the coding sequence GTGGAACAGGGGGAACTGGCGTATCAGGTGCGCCTGGAGAAATTTGAAGGGCCGTTGGACCTGCTTCTGCACCTGATCAAAAAGAACGAAATCAACATCTACGACATCCCCATCGCCCTCATCACCCGACAGTACCTCGACTATCTGAACACCCTGAAGGCTCTGAACCTGTCGGTGGCGGGCGAATTTCTGGTGATGGCGGCGACCCTGCTGCACATCAAGTCCCGCATGTTGCTGCCGTCGGAGGAGGGAGAAACCGACGAGGAAGACGGTCCGGATCCTCGGGAAGAACTGGTCCGACGCTTGCTCGAGTACAAGCGGTTCAAGGAGGCCGCGAACCAATTCGACAGCCGGGAACGCCTGTGGCGCGATGTGTTTGTCAGGGAACAAGGACCCCCGATGCGGGTCCGCTCGGAAGAGGCGCTGCTGGAGAACATCACCCTGTTCGACCTCGTCGATGCGTTGCAGGAGGTCATCGCCAGGACGCCGGGCAGGCGGCTGATCGAGATCGTGCCCGAGAACCTGACGGTTCGGGACCGCATGAACGCCATTCTGGATGCGCTGGAAGGCAAGGACTCGGTGACCTTCGTGTCGTTGTTCGAGGAATCGTGTCATCGCTTGGTGGTGATCGTGACGTTTCTCGCGCTGTTGGAACTGATCCGGATCCGGGTGGTGCGGGCGTTTCAGGCCGAGACGTTCGGGCCGATTCTGGTTTCGCGCGCGTTCTCGCTGGTCAACGAAACGGAGCCGCCGGAGATGCTGGAAGAGTCGGAATGGAGGAACCTATGA
- a CDS encoding pentapeptide repeat-containing protein: protein MKRLMWFRSSFVVAGGCLPPLIGLLCASPLPAACTEESIAGTAEQMFVRHLTGCSEQEQTARAVTAEELLAALNSGKGVDLAGVVVSGDLRLDELTPVPVDAILGLSADERNAVSGLNVREVRLVSGPLSIRDSVVKGTISTGIKEGYVLMRGPVILTGTVFEHLLDLSRCVFLGPVDLSKAVILREGFFVHGRFTGQARFAQTAFGVHSRFFRSVFAEPVTYVQAEFNGLAEFLEVTFQKDVDFSQATFKMGTGFSGSEFLKRADFSEAVFEREAFFLFSMFGEDASFRQATFRSVADFSDSQFKGSEDFTNTRFEKQPQFTRAQLVGGRSTPFQARGSIFQLAFTAVLLLFAAALVAYLIRAR, encoded by the coding sequence GTGAAACGACTCATGTGGTTCCGGTCTTCCTTCGTCGTCGCCGGTGGGTGTCTGCCGCCGCTCATCGGTCTCCTGTGCGCGAGTCCTCTTCCGGCGGCCTGCACGGAAGAGTCCATCGCCGGAACGGCGGAACAGATGTTCGTGAGGCATTTGACCGGATGCTCGGAGCAGGAGCAAACGGCTCGCGCGGTCACGGCCGAGGAGTTGCTGGCCGCCTTGAATTCAGGAAAAGGCGTCGATCTCGCCGGGGTTGTCGTCAGCGGCGATCTCAGGCTCGATGAGCTGACCCCCGTGCCGGTCGATGCGATCCTCGGTCTTTCGGCAGACGAGCGGAATGCCGTCTCGGGGCTGAACGTGCGGGAAGTCAGATTGGTCTCAGGGCCTCTGTCGATTCGGGATTCGGTGGTCAAAGGCACGATCAGCACCGGCATCAAAGAGGGGTACGTGCTGATGCGCGGGCCCGTCATCTTGACCGGCACGGTCTTTGAGCATTTGCTGGATTTGTCGCGCTGTGTCTTTCTCGGACCGGTGGACCTTTCGAAGGCCGTGATCCTTCGGGAAGGGTTCTTTGTTCATGGCCGGTTCACCGGCCAAGCCCGGTTTGCCCAAACCGCCTTCGGCGTCCACTCACGGTTCTTCCGTTCGGTCTTCGCCGAACCCGTGACCTATGTTCAGGCCGAATTCAACGGCCTGGCTGAGTTTCTGGAGGTCACGTTTCAGAAGGATGTCGACTTCTCGCAGGCAACCTTCAAAATGGGCACCGGCTTTTCCGGGAGCGAGTTTCTGAAGAGGGCCGACTTTTCCGAAGCCGTCTTCGAGCGGGAAGCGTTTTTTCTGTTCTCCATGTTCGGGGAAGACGCCTCGTTCCGCCAAGCCACCTTTCGGTCGGTTGCGGACTTCTCGGACAGCCAATTCAAGGGGAGCGAAGATTTTACAAACACCCGGTTTGAGAAGCAGCCACAGTTTACAAGGGCCCAACTGGTTGGTGGTCGCTCCACGCCCTTCCAAGCCCGAGGCTCGATCTTCCAACTCGCCTTCACCGCCGTCTTGTTGTTGTTCGCCGCAGCCTTAGTGGCGTATCTCATCAGGGCGAGATAA